In the Malaya genurostris strain Urasoe2022 chromosome 1, Malgen_1.1, whole genome shotgun sequence genome, one interval contains:
- the LOC131431265 gene encoding beta-parvin — translation MSTLNRPKSPRTPTSGKNFDKEESFWDKIGTLGRKKRIKEVQEVQEEGKIAIDSPGNPNAPIVPPEEYNLEDNESRSIIQPASLQHPHVRELLQVLIDWINDELVEERIIVTDIEEDLYDGQVLQKLFEKLTGHKLNVPEVTQSAEGQRQKLAVVLNAVNHTLGFHHNIPKWTVESIHTKNIVSILHLLVALVRHFRAPIRLPENVQVTVVMAQKINGKLTSKQFQEQITLQYDDVGMRCERDAFDTLFDHAPEKLAVVKKSLITFVNKHLNKLNFEAADLGSDFKDGVFLCLLMGLLGGFFVPLHEFHLTPKDTEHMVHNVSFAFELMMDQGLKPKARPEDIVNMDLKSTLRVLYTLFTKYRNIS, via the exons ATGAGTACACTCAATCGACCGAAATCTCCGCGGACGCCAACTTCTGGCAAAAATTTCGACAAAGAGGAAAGTTTCTGGGACAAAATCGGCACTCTGGGCCGAAAGAAACGCATTAAAGAAG TTCAAGAAGTCCAAGAGGAAGGTAAAATTGCCATCGACTCACCTGGAAACCCGAACGCACCGATCGTTCCACCGGAGGAGTACAATCTCGAAGATAACGAGTCCAGATCGATCATCCAGCCAGCATCGTTGCAGCATCCACACGTCCGAGAGCTGCTGCAGGTGCTGATTGACTGGATCAACGATGAACTGGTCGAGGAACGTATCATCGTCACGGACATTGAAGAGGACCTTTACGATGGCCAGGTGTTGCAGAAGTTATTCGAGAAGCTAACCGGTCACAAACTGAACGTTCCGGAAGTGACACAATCGGCCGAAGGACAACGGCAAAAGTTAGCCGTTGTGTTGAATGCAGTTAATCAT ACCTTGGGCTTCCACCACAACATCCCGAAATGGACGGTGGAAAGTATTCACACGAAAAACATCGTTTCGATTCTGCATCTGCTAGTGGCATTAGTTCGTCATTTTCGAGCACCGATTCGTTTGCCGGAGAACGTCCAAGTCACAGTCGTAATGGCACAGAAGATCAACGGGAAGCTAACTAGCAA ACAATTTCAAGAACAGATTACGCTCCAGTACGATGACGTTGGAATGCGCTGTGAGCGAGATGCCTTCGATACGTTGTTCGATCACGCTCCGGAAAAGCTGGCTGTCGTCAAGAAGTCGTTAATCACCTTCGTCAACAAGCATTTGAACAAACTGAACTTCGAGGCCGCTGACCTCGGTTCTGACTTCAAGGACGGTGTGTTCCTGTGTTTGCTGATGGGCCTGCTCGGAGGGTTTTTCGTGCCGCTGCACGAGTTTCATCTTACCCCGAAGGATACGGAACACATGGTGCACAATGTTAGCTTCGCGTTCGAGTTGATGATGGATCAGGGATTGAAACCGAAAGCTCGACCGGAAG ATATTGTCAACATGGATCTGAAATCCACCCTAcgtgttctgtacactctgttcACGAAGTATCGGAATATATCCTAG
- the LOC131431257 gene encoding DEAD-box helicase Dbp80, with protein sequence MATAADNWIKKADDQEISALVSDLSIAKEKESDSTAEPAVNENTEKATEPPAAEQPTRITPGEQTASPVLTVPATTELPSSKPTDEKPANENGEIATSAEDAEAFNPADASLLMKIIRKGLVESKLDLEVQRKDPSSPLYSVKTFEALHLKPDLLQGVYAMGFNAPSKIQETALPTLLADPPQNMIAQSQSGTGKTAAFVLAMLSRVDPLKNYPQVICLSPTYELAIQTGEVAAKMAKFCPEIKLRYAVRGEEIAKGAKLTDHIIIGTPGKLMDWGIKFRAFELKKIAVFVLDEADVMIATQGHQDQCIRIHKQLSSSCQMMFFSATYEREVMEFAEYIVPNPIVIRLAREQESLDNIKQYYVKCRNQDEKYQAISNIYGVITVGQAIIFCHTRKTASWLSAKMSQDGHSVAVLSGDLTVEQRLAVLDRFRAGLEKVLITTNVLSRGIDVEQVTIVVNFDLPMDQQGRADCETYLHRIGRTGRFGKNGIAINLVDSERSMMLCRAIEKHFQKKIQLLDAENSDEIEKIGS encoded by the exons ATGGCAACTGCTGCGGACAATTGGATAAAAAAGGCTGATGATCAGGAAATTTCAGCTCTc GTTAGCGATTTGAGTATTGCGAAAGAAAAGGAATCAGATTCGACAGCAGAGCCAGCTGTGAATGAAAATACGGAAAAGGCTACCGAACCACCGGCAGCAGAACAACCAACACGGATAACACCTGGAGAACAAACCGCCTCGCCAGTATTGACTGTACCAGCAACAACAGAGTTACCAAGCTCGAAACCAACCGACGAAAAACCTGCTAATGAAAATGGTGAAATCGCCACATCCGCGGAAGATGCCGAAGCGTTCAA tCCCGCAGACGCAAGTTTGCTGATGAAAATTATTCGCAAAGGCCTGGTAGAATCTAAGCTGGATCTGGAGGTACAACGAAAAGATCCTTCCTCGCCACTGTATTCTGTCAAAACTTTCGAAGCACTACATCTGAAGCCAGATTTACTGCAGGGCGTCTATGCGATGGGTTTCAATGCTCCTTCCAAGATTCAGGAAACGGCGTTGCCTACTTTGTTGGCCGATCCTCCCCAGAACATGATTGCTCAGAGTCAATCCGGGACAGGAAAAACGGCTGCCTTTGTGCTCGCTATGCTGAGTCGGGTTGACCCGTTGAAAAACTACCCGCAGGTCATATGCCTGTCGCCAACGTATGAACTAGCGATTCAGACGGGGGAAGTGGCAGCGAAGATGGCCAAGTTTTGTCCGGAGATTAAGCTTCGCTATGCAGTGCGGGGAGAGGAGATTGCCAAGGGGGCAAAGTTGACCGATCACATAATTATCGGCACACCGGGCAAACTAATGGACTGGGGCATCAAGTTCCGGGCGTTCGAACTGAAGAAGATTGCTGTTTTTGTGCTGGACGAGGCCGACGTCATGATTGCCACCCAGGGTCACCAGGATCAGTGCATCCGGATACACAAGCAACTGTCGTCGTCCTGTCAGATGATGTTTTTCTCGGCCACATACGAACGGGAGGTGATGGAATTTGCTGAGTACATTGTGCCGAACCCGATTGTGATCCGGTTGGCGCGAGAGCAGGAATCACTCGACAACATCAAACAGTACTACGTCAAGTGTCGTAACCAGGACGAGAAATATCAGGCCATTTCGAACATTTACGGTGTGATTACCGTCGGACAAGCGATCATCTTCTGTCAT ACTCGCAAAACGGCCAGTTGGCTGTCTGCCAAAATGTCCCAGGACGGGCACTCGGTAGCCGTACTGTCGGGTGACCTAACGGTAGAGCAACGGTTGGCCGTGTTGGATCGATTCCGGGCCGGACTGGAAAAAGTTCTAATTACAACCAACGTTTTATCTAGGG GTATCGACGTCGAACAGGTGACCATCGTTGTCAACTTTGACCTACCGATGGATCAGCAAGGACGAGCCGATTGTGAAACGTATCTGCATCGAATTGGACGCACCGGTAGATTCG GTAAGAACGGAATCGCCATCAATCTGGTGGACAGCGAACGCAGCATGATGCTTTGCCGAGCGATCGAGAAGCACTTCCAGAAAAAGATTCAACTGCTAGATGCAGAGAATTCCGACGAGATCGAAAAGATTGGATCGTAA